One segment of Ureibacillus thermophilus DNA contains the following:
- the mdh gene encoding malate dehydrogenase, which produces MSLKRKKISVIGAGFTGATTAFLLAQKELGDVVLVDIPEAENPTKGKALDMWEAAPIQGYDSYVIGTSDYEKTANSDLVIITAGVARKPGMSRDDLVQINQNVVKSVTKEIMKYSKDPTIIVLTNPVDAMTYVAYKESGLPKNKVMGQSGILDTARFRAFIAEELNVSVNDVTGFVLGGHGDSMVPLTRYSYVGGIPVETLVPKERLEQIVQRTRVGGGEIVNLLGNGSAYYAPSAALVEMAEAIIKDQRRILPTVAYLEGEYGFQDIFLGVPTLLGANGVEKIYELELTEEEQAALKKSAESVINVMQALK; this is translated from the coding sequence ATGTCTTTAAAAAGAAAAAAAATTTCTGTTATTGGGGCAGGCTTTACAGGCGCAACAACAGCGTTTTTATTGGCTCAAAAGGAATTAGGTGATGTGGTGTTAGTTGATATTCCGGAGGCGGAAAATCCAACAAAAGGAAAAGCGTTGGATATGTGGGAAGCCGCGCCAATCCAAGGCTACGATTCCTATGTGATCGGCACTTCCGATTATGAAAAAACGGCCAATTCCGATTTGGTGATTATAACAGCCGGTGTTGCAAGAAAGCCTGGCATGAGCCGCGATGATTTAGTGCAAATCAATCAAAATGTCGTAAAGTCCGTAACGAAAGAAATTATGAAATATTCAAAAGACCCGACAATCATTGTTTTAACGAATCCTGTAGATGCCATGACATACGTCGCATATAAAGAATCCGGCCTTCCAAAAAATAAAGTGATGGGGCAATCCGGTATTTTAGATACAGCCAGATTCCGCGCCTTTATTGCAGAGGAATTAAACGTATCTGTAAACGATGTGACTGGCTTTGTTTTAGGCGGCCATGGGGATTCAATGGTGCCACTCACTCGCTATTCTTATGTGGGAGGAATACCAGTTGAAACATTAGTGCCAAAAGAACGATTAGAGCAAATTGTTCAAAGAACACGGGTTGGCGGCGGTGAAATCGTTAATTTATTAGGAAATGGTTCTGCTTATTATGCTCCATCAGCTGCCCTTGTGGAAATGGCAGAAGCCATCATCAAAGACCAGCGCCGCATTTTGCCGACAGTTGCTTATTTAGAAGGGGAATACGGATTTCAAGATATTTTCTTAGGTGTGCCAACCCTTTTAGGTGCCAACGGGGTGGAAAAAATCTATGAATTGGAATTAACAGAGGAAGAGCAAGCTGCATTGAAAAAATCAGCTGAATCCGTCATAAACGTCATGCAAGCATTAAAATAA
- the icd gene encoding NADP-dependent isocitrate dehydrogenase, giving the protein MTNGKITVENGKLIVPNNPIIPFIEGDGTGPDIWAAAVRVFDAAVEKAYNGERKIQWLEVLAGEKAFNQTGEWLPQETLDKISEYLIAIKGPLTTPVGGGIRSLNVALRQELDLYVCLRPVRYFEGVPSPVKHPEHVDMVIFRENTEDIYAGIEYEAQSDDAKKLIKILQDEFGVKKIRFPESSAIGIKPVSIEGSERLIRAAIEYAIREGRKSVTLVHKGNIMKFTEGGFKKWGYALAEREFGDKVFTWDQYDRIKAEKGVEAANAAQAEAEAAGKIIVKDTIADIFLQQVLTRPKEFDVVATMNLNGDYISDALAAQVGGIGIAPGANINYVTGHAIFEATHGTAPKYAGLDKVNPSSVILSGVLMFEHLGWKEAADMIIKAIEKTIASKVVTYDFARLMDGATEVKCSEFADAVIKNL; this is encoded by the coding sequence ATGACTAACGGTAAAATTACAGTAGAAAATGGTAAATTAATAGTACCTAATAATCCAATCATCCCTTTCATCGAAGGAGATGGTACTGGACCAGATATTTGGGCTGCTGCTGTTCGCGTATTCGATGCAGCTGTTGAAAAAGCTTACAATGGTGAAAGAAAAATTCAATGGTTAGAAGTTCTTGCGGGTGAAAAAGCTTTTAATCAAACTGGTGAATGGTTACCACAAGAAACATTAGATAAAATCAGCGAATATTTAATCGCAATCAAAGGTCCTCTTACAACTCCAGTAGGTGGAGGAATTCGTTCTCTAAACGTTGCATTGCGTCAAGAATTAGACTTGTACGTATGCTTACGCCCTGTTCGTTACTTCGAAGGTGTCCCATCTCCTGTAAAACACCCTGAACACGTTGACATGGTAATTTTCCGTGAAAATACAGAAGACATTTACGCAGGTATTGAATACGAAGCGCAATCAGATGATGCGAAAAAATTAATCAAAATCTTACAAGATGAATTTGGCGTGAAGAAAATCCGCTTCCCAGAATCTTCTGCAATTGGTATTAAACCAGTTTCAATCGAAGGTTCTGAACGCTTAATCCGCGCTGCAATTGAATATGCAATCCGCGAAGGCCGCAAATCTGTAACATTAGTTCATAAAGGTAACATCATGAAATTCACTGAAGGCGGCTTCAAAAAATGGGGTTATGCATTAGCTGAACGTGAATTCGGCGATAAAGTATTCACATGGGATCAATACGACCGCATTAAAGCAGAAAAAGGTGTTGAAGCAGCGAATGCAGCACAAGCCGAAGCTGAAGCAGCTGGCAAAATTATCGTAAAAGATACAATCGCTGATATCTTCTTACAACAAGTATTAACTCGTCCAAAAGAATTCGATGTAGTAGCAACAATGAACTTAAACGGTGACTACATTTCTGATGCATTAGCTGCACAAGTTGGCGGTATCGGTATCGCTCCAGGAGCAAACATCAACTATGTAACTGGACATGCGATCTTCGAAGCAACTCACGGTACTGCTCCTAAATATGCAGGTTTAGATAAAGTGAACCCATCTTCAGTAATTCTTTCTGGTGTATTAATGTTCGAACACCTTGGCTGGAAAGAAGCAGCTGATATGATTATTAAAGCAATCGAAAAAACAATTGCTTCTAAAGTTGTAACATATGACTTCGCACGCTTAATGGATGGCGCGACAGAAGTGAAATGCTCTGAATTTGCAGATGCAGTTATTAAAAACCTTTAA
- the citZ gene encoding citrate synthase encodes MTATRGLEGIIAAESKISSIIDDNLTYVGYSIDDLAENSSFEEVVYLLWHQRLPKQEELDELKQQLAENAEIPQQIIDLFKSMPIDKVHPMAALRTAVSLLASYDDEADVMSEEANYRKAIRIQAKIGTIVAAFSRIRRGLEPVAPKVELGYAANFLYMLHGKEPDPIEVEAFNKALVLHADHELNASTFTARVCVATLSDVYSGITAAIGALKGPLHGGANEQVMKMLTEIGSIENVEPYIMNKLNNKEKIMGFGHRVYRKGDPRAKHLRVMSEKLTKLRGKPELYEMSVKIHDLVVGQKGLPANVDFFSASVYDSLDIEHDLFTPIFAVSRTSGWLAHILEQYANNRLIRPRAEYVGPKHQQYVPIEER; translated from the coding sequence ATGACAGCAACACGCGGATTAGAAGGTATTATTGCTGCTGAATCCAAAATCAGTTCAATAATCGATGATAATCTTACATATGTAGGTTATAGCATCGATGACTTAGCGGAAAACTCTTCATTTGAAGAAGTTGTTTATCTATTATGGCATCAACGTTTACCAAAACAAGAAGAATTAGATGAACTTAAACAACAATTAGCTGAAAATGCTGAAATTCCTCAACAAATTATCGATTTATTTAAATCAATGCCTATCGATAAAGTTCATCCAATGGCTGCGTTGCGCACAGCAGTTTCATTGCTTGCTTCATACGATGATGAAGCGGATGTAATGAGCGAAGAAGCAAACTACAGAAAAGCAATCCGCATTCAAGCAAAAATCGGCACAATCGTAGCAGCATTCTCTCGCATCCGTAGAGGTTTAGAGCCAGTTGCTCCAAAAGTTGAACTAGGCTATGCAGCAAACTTCTTATACATGTTGCACGGAAAAGAGCCAGATCCAATCGAAGTTGAAGCATTCAACAAAGCATTAGTTTTGCATGCAGACCATGAATTAAACGCTTCAACATTCACTGCACGCGTTTGCGTAGCTACACTTTCAGATGTATATTCTGGAATCACTGCTGCAATCGGCGCGTTAAAAGGACCACTTCATGGTGGAGCAAACGAACAAGTAATGAAAATGTTAACTGAAATCGGTTCAATTGAAAATGTAGAACCATATATCATGAATAAATTAAATAACAAAGAAAAAATCATGGGCTTCGGTCACCGCGTATACCGCAAAGGCGACCCACGTGCAAAACATTTGCGCGTAATGAGCGAAAAATTAACTAAATTAAGAGGTAAACCAGAATTATATGAAATGTCAGTGAAAATCCATGACCTTGTTGTTGGTCAAAAAGGACTTCCAGCAAACGTTGACTTCTTCTCAGCATCTGTATATGACTCACTTGACATTGAACATGACCTATTCACACCAATCTTTGCAGTATCTCGTACATCAGGATGGCTTGCACACATTCTTGAACAATATGCAAATAACCGCTTAATCCGTCCTCGTGCTGAATATGTTGGTCCAAAACATCAACAATATGTTCCAATTGAAGAAAGATAA
- a CDS encoding AI-2E family transporter, with product MQLNKFSDYTNQNKIQFLVLILYFVFLWLVLPISLAILFAYLLYPIIHFFHQRLKLPYIISAIIISILIFLSFYSFFYITIQSIISIYPEVKKQVEDLQLFNSEYLFILEKLFNESLKYIDTAIMGLASYLQNIFQYLFEIFVFFVAFFFALFESKRDRYWFFIYVPKSYRNAWKQYFEKATNLFSYFLYVEFQLFIITFFLLSIGLALLQFDKPLNKAFLISFADVLPFFGIGLFLIPIAIYFFAIGEKFLSFALLLLYIFIQITRQLTESLLWASTFQLRTVHTFFISAASILLFGVYGILLSPFLLLVAVKLKQKTISG from the coding sequence TTGCAATTGAATAAATTTTCAGATTATACCAATCAAAATAAAATTCAATTTTTAGTCTTGATTCTATATTTTGTTTTCCTATGGCTTGTGCTCCCAATCTCGCTTGCAATACTTTTTGCATATTTATTATACCCAATTATCCACTTTTTCCATCAACGATTGAAACTTCCTTATATCATTAGTGCCATCATTATATCTATATTAATTTTCCTATCTTTTTATTCCTTCTTTTATATCACCATCCAAAGCATTATTTCCATTTACCCAGAAGTAAAGAAACAAGTAGAAGATCTTCAATTGTTTAATTCCGAATATTTATTCATATTGGAAAAACTTTTCAACGAATCATTAAAATATATTGATACAGCCATTATGGGCTTAGCAAGTTACTTGCAAAATATTTTTCAATATTTATTTGAAATCTTTGTTTTTTTCGTCGCCTTTTTCTTTGCTTTATTTGAATCTAAAAGAGATCGGTACTGGTTTTTTATCTATGTTCCTAAATCTTACCGCAATGCTTGGAAACAATATTTCGAGAAAGCTACAAACCTGTTTAGCTATTTTTTATACGTAGAATTTCAGTTGTTCATCATTACTTTTTTTCTTCTAAGTATTGGACTTGCATTGCTTCAATTTGATAAGCCATTGAATAAAGCCTTTTTAATTTCTTTTGCCGATGTGCTTCCGTTTTTCGGAATTGGTTTATTTCTCATTCCGATTGCCATCTACTTTTTCGCCATTGGAGAAAAGTTTTTAAGTTTTGCCTTGCTTTTGCTTTATATTTTTATTCAAATTACAAGGCAGCTAACTGAATCCTTATTGTGGGCATCCACCTTCCAGCTGCGAACGGTCCACACATTTTTCATCAGCGCTGCCTCCATTTTGTTATTCGGCGTCTATGGGATTTTGCTCAGTCCGTTTTTGTTGTTGGTTGCCGTCAAGCTCAAGCAAAAAACTATCTCCGGATGA
- a CDS encoding FxsA family protein: protein MKKFFLISIVFVLIEIAMFIIIGNWLGVLSTLLLILLASVLGVAITKKQGLKSLQNIRDSINRGEPPGYAMVDAFLVFLAGVLFLLPGFISDLIAFTMALPWTRQLYKPMIVEWIRKRMENNQVIIIRR from the coding sequence TTGAAAAAATTCTTCTTGATTAGCATTGTATTTGTTTTAATAGAAATTGCGATGTTCATCATTATCGGTAATTGGTTGGGCGTTTTAAGCACATTATTGCTTATTTTGCTTGCAAGCGTGTTAGGCGTTGCCATTACGAAAAAACAAGGGTTAAAATCTCTACAAAATATTCGGGACAGCATCAACAGGGGAGAACCGCCTGGATATGCCATGGTAGATGCATTTCTCGTATTTTTAGCGGGTGTTTTGTTTTTGCTTCCTGGTTTTATTTCTGATTTGATTGCTTTTACAATGGCTCTCCCTTGGACTAGACAATTGTACAAGCCTATGATTGTGGAATGGATTCGAAAAAGAATGGAGAACAATCAAGTCATTATCATCCGGAGATAG
- the pyk gene encoding pyruvate kinase, which produces MRKTKIVCTIGPASESPEVLEELMKAGMNVARLNFSHGTHEEHAMRIATIRDVANRLNKIVGILLDTKGPEIRTHNMKNGEVHLQTGQVIDISMKEVLGDETCFSITYDRLIYDVNQNDIILLDDGLIQLRVLAKDYEKGLIHTIVENAGILKNKKGVNVPGVSIKLPGITEKDAKDILFGIEQGVDFIAASFVRTAKDVLEIRELLEQNGGGHIQIIPKIENREGVENIDEIIEVSDGLMVARGDLGVEIPAEEVPLVQKTLIRKCNQLGKPVITATQMLDSMQRNPRPTRAEASDVANAIIDGTDAIMLSGETAAGMYPVESVKTMNRIAEFTENSLDYRSIVQKRSREKGTTMTEALSQAVSYTSINLGVKAVLAPTASGTTAKIIAKYRPGVPIIAITDNQSTAQKLTLVWGVAPIVTHKVKTTDEILELAVDEALKHGYVDHGDVVIITAGVPVGESGTTNLMKVHVIGDLLARGQGIGKQSVVGRAVVVKNAEEALAYDVEGCILVTVGTDREMMPVIEKCLGIITEEGGLTSHAAVVGLSLGIPVIVGVKEATSLIRHGQEITMDAETGVIYKGHASVL; this is translated from the coding sequence ATGAGAAAGACAAAAATTGTATGTACCATTGGACCTGCAAGCGAATCCCCTGAAGTTCTTGAGGAACTAATGAAGGCGGGGATGAATGTAGCAAGATTAAATTTTTCCCATGGTACCCATGAGGAACATGCAATGCGCATTGCGACAATTCGGGATGTAGCGAATCGTTTAAATAAAATTGTCGGCATTTTGCTTGATACAAAAGGTCCTGAAATTAGAACCCATAATATGAAAAATGGGGAAGTGCATTTGCAAACTGGACAAGTCATTGACATTTCAATGAAGGAAGTACTAGGGGATGAAACTTGTTTTTCTATTACCTATGATCGGTTGATTTATGATGTGAATCAAAACGATATTATTTTGCTGGACGACGGACTTATTCAATTGCGCGTATTAGCAAAGGATTACGAAAAAGGGCTGATTCATACAATTGTTGAAAATGCCGGTATTTTAAAAAATAAAAAAGGTGTCAATGTCCCAGGCGTTTCCATCAAATTGCCTGGCATTACAGAGAAAGATGCGAAAGATATTTTATTTGGAATTGAGCAAGGAGTCGATTTTATCGCGGCTTCTTTTGTCCGAACGGCAAAAGATGTGTTAGAAATCCGCGAACTGCTTGAACAAAACGGCGGAGGACATATTCAAATCATTCCGAAAATCGAAAATCGGGAAGGCGTTGAAAACATTGATGAAATTATTGAAGTCTCCGATGGATTGATGGTTGCCCGTGGAGACTTAGGGGTAGAAATTCCAGCAGAAGAAGTTCCGCTCGTGCAAAAAACGCTAATTAGAAAATGCAATCAATTAGGAAAACCGGTTATCACGGCAACTCAGATGCTCGACTCGATGCAGAGAAATCCTCGGCCAACTCGTGCGGAAGCAAGCGACGTAGCAAATGCGATCATCGATGGCACCGATGCAATTATGCTTTCAGGCGAAACAGCTGCAGGTATGTATCCGGTAGAATCAGTAAAAACGATGAACCGCATTGCGGAATTTACAGAAAACTCTTTGGATTACCGTTCCATTGTTCAAAAACGGAGCCGAGAAAAGGGAACAACGATGACAGAAGCCCTTTCCCAGGCTGTTTCATACACTTCCATTAATTTAGGAGTAAAAGCGGTTTTAGCCCCAACTGCAAGCGGCACAACAGCCAAAATAATTGCCAAATACCGCCCAGGTGTGCCGATTATTGCAATTACAGATAATCAATCAACGGCTCAAAAATTAACCCTTGTTTGGGGAGTTGCACCAATTGTTACCCATAAAGTTAAAACAACGGATGAAATTTTGGAGTTAGCCGTTGATGAAGCATTGAAACATGGCTATGTGGACCATGGGGATGTCGTGATTATTACAGCAGGCGTGCCAGTGGGAGAATCTGGAACGACGAACTTGATGAAAGTCCATGTGATTGGCGACCTTTTAGCCCGTGGACAAGGTATTGGCAAACAATCCGTCGTTGGAAGAGCGGTTGTTGTGAAAAACGCAGAAGAGGCGTTAGCTTATGATGTAGAAGGATGTATTTTGGTGACGGTTGGAACGGACCGGGAAATGATGCCAGTCATTGAAAAATGCCTCGGCATTATTACGGAAGAAGGCGGATTAACAAGCCATGCCGCCGTTGTAGGTTTAAGCTTGGGCATCCCAGTCATCGTTGGGGTCAAAGAAGCCACATCCCTGATCCGCCACGGTCAAGAAATTACAATGGATGCGGAAACGGGAGTTATTTATAAAGGACATGCAAGCGTCTTGTAA